One window of Bacillus alkalicellulosilyticus genomic DNA carries:
- the ilvB gene encoding acetolactate synthase large subunit, translating to MQETKIEKVSGSSMLIKALAKEGVEVIFGYPGGAILPTYDEIYKTGIRHILARHEQGAVHAAEGYARVSGKPGVCVVTSGPGATNVVTGIADAMMDSLPLVVISGQVASNLIGTDAFQEADMIGMTMPITKHSFQARTVEELPRIVKEAFHIATTGRPGPVLIDLPKDVSVETGIFNYDIEINLPGYQPTIMPNKHQIRKLSEAITESKKPVILAGAGVLHGKAYDELLAFVEQQNIPVVNTLLGLGCFPGEHEMNLGMAGMHGTYVANMALHETDLLINIGARFDDRLTGNLAFFAPNAKVAHIDIDPAEIGKNVETHIPIVGDSRQALAMLIDEQGTPSESSVWRADLKKLKEEYPLWYKNEGERIKPQLLIEAIYEVTNGEAIVTTDVGQHQMWTAQYYKFNKPNRWVTSGGLGTMGFGFPAAIGAQVAEPNSPVVAVLGDAGFQMTLQELSILQDLNLPVKVIIVNNEALGMVRQWQQLFYEERYSNSVFNTQPNFVKLAEAYDIKAMKVEKTEDVKAALAEAMAHDGPVVMDFRVTQIENVYPMISPGKGHHEMEGIKP from the coding sequence ATGCAAGAAACTAAAATAGAAAAAGTATCAGGTTCTAGCATGTTGATTAAAGCCCTTGCAAAAGAAGGCGTTGAAGTAATCTTCGGATATCCGGGTGGAGCTATTTTACCAACCTATGACGAGATTTACAAAACAGGTATCCGTCATATCCTAGCTCGACATGAACAAGGTGCTGTCCATGCTGCAGAAGGCTATGCGAGAGTATCAGGTAAGCCTGGTGTGTGTGTAGTCACATCAGGGCCAGGGGCAACGAATGTTGTCACAGGTATTGCAGATGCTATGATGGATTCTTTACCTTTAGTCGTTATTAGCGGTCAGGTTGCTTCGAATCTCATTGGTACAGATGCATTCCAAGAAGCCGATATGATTGGAATGACCATGCCAATTACAAAACATAGTTTCCAAGCTCGTACAGTAGAAGAGCTGCCACGTATCGTGAAGGAAGCTTTTCATATTGCTACAACAGGTCGACCAGGCCCAGTATTAATTGATTTACCAAAAGACGTTTCTGTTGAAACAGGAATCTTTAATTATGATATTGAAATTAATTTACCAGGCTATCAACCAACAATCATGCCGAATAAACACCAAATCCGTAAATTATCAGAAGCGATTACGGAATCGAAAAAACCAGTTATTTTAGCTGGTGCTGGAGTGTTACACGGTAAAGCATATGATGAGTTATTAGCTTTTGTAGAACAACAAAACATTCCAGTAGTGAATACATTACTTGGACTTGGGTGCTTCCCTGGTGAGCACGAGATGAACCTAGGTATGGCCGGAATGCACGGAACATACGTGGCAAACATGGCTTTACATGAGACAGACTTGTTAATTAATATCGGTGCTAGATTTGATGACCGATTAACTGGGAATTTAGCTTTCTTTGCTCCAAATGCGAAAGTGGCTCATATTGATATTGACCCTGCTGAAATCGGAAAAAATGTTGAAACACACATTCCAATCGTTGGAGATTCTCGTCAAGCACTAGCGATGTTAATTGATGAGCAAGGAACACCAAGTGAATCAAGTGTATGGAGAGCCGATTTGAAAAAGCTAAAAGAGGAATATCCTCTTTGGTATAAAAATGAAGGCGAACGAATTAAGCCACAGCTTCTAATTGAAGCGATTTATGAAGTAACGAACGGAGAAGCCATTGTTACGACTGACGTTGGTCAGCATCAAATGTGGACTGCTCAATACTATAAATTTAATAAACCAAACCGTTGGGTAACATCTGGTGGACTTGGAACAATGGGCTTTGGATTCCCTGCAGCTATCGGTGCCCAAGTGGCTGAACCGAATAGTCCAGTTGTCGCTGTATTAGGAGATGCTGGTTTCCAAATGACATTACAAGAGCTATCGATTTTACAAGATTTGAATCTACCTGTAAAAGTTATTATTGTAAATAACGAAGCGTTAGGTATGGTTCGTCAGTGGCAGCAATTGTTTTATGAAGAAAGATATTCAAATTCTGTCTTTAACACACAGCCTAATTTTGTTAAACTAGCAGAAGCTTATGACATTAAGGCCATGAAAGTGGAAAAAACAGAAGATGTAAAAGCTGCTTTAGCAGAAGCCATGGCTCACGATGGTCCAGTTGTTATGGATTTCCGTGTTACTCAGATAGAAAATGTCTATCCGATGATTTCTCCAGGTAAAGGTCATCATGAGATGGAGGGTATTAAGCCATGA
- the ilvD gene encoding dihydroxy-acid dehydratase, with the protein MRSDMIKKGIDRAPHRSLLRAAGVKDEDMDKPFIGVCNSYIDIIPGHMHLNKFAEVAKQAIREAGGIPFEFNTIGVDDGIAMGHIGMRYSLPSREIICDAAETVINAHWFDGVFFIPNCDKITPGMLMASVRTNVPSVFVSGGPMEAGRTKDGKPLSLVSVFEGVGAFSSGKMSREELLEIEQSACPTCGSCSGMFTANSMNSLMEMLGLALPGNGTLVATSTDRHKLIYDAAKHLMNLVEKDIRPRDIVTKDTIDDAFALDMAMGGSTNTVLHTLAIANEAEIEYDLNRINEVAERVPYLSKISPASDYSMDDVHKAGGVSAIIKELCEIGAVHKDRITITGKSLYENVKDAQILNDDVIRRKDNAYSPVGGLSILFGNLAPDGGVIKVGAVDPSIKVFEGEAIVFESQDEAIEGINNGSVREGHVVVIRTEGPKGGPGMPEMLAPTSAIMGRGLGTKVALITDGRFSGASRGISIGHISPEAAEGGPIAFVNNGDKIIIDLPKRTIHLDVSDEELAKRSEGWVEPEPKVKKGYLARYSKLVTSANTGGIMKI; encoded by the coding sequence ATTCCAGGTCACATGCATTTAAACAAATTTGCGGAAGTGGCAAAGCAAGCAATTCGTGAAGCGGGCGGAATTCCATTTGAATTTAATACGATTGGTGTAGACGATGGAATTGCCATGGGACATATCGGGATGAGATATTCTCTACCAAGTCGTGAAATTATCTGTGATGCTGCTGAAACGGTAATTAACGCTCACTGGTTTGACGGAGTTTTCTTTATTCCAAACTGTGACAAAATTACACCGGGAATGCTAATGGCTTCTGTTAGAACCAATGTACCATCTGTTTTCGTTTCAGGAGGTCCAATGGAAGCAGGTCGTACAAAAGACGGAAAACCATTATCATTAGTATCTGTATTTGAAGGTGTCGGTGCATTTTCTTCAGGGAAAATGAGCCGTGAAGAACTACTGGAAATCGAACAAAGTGCATGTCCTACATGTGGTTCATGTTCTGGAATGTTTACAGCAAACTCCATGAACTCATTAATGGAAATGCTTGGATTAGCACTTCCAGGAAACGGAACCTTAGTTGCAACATCAACAGACCGTCATAAGTTGATTTATGATGCAGCTAAGCACCTAATGAATTTAGTTGAAAAAGACATTCGTCCACGTGACATTGTAACAAAAGATACGATTGATGATGCATTTGCTCTAGATATGGCTATGGGAGGATCAACTAACACAGTCCTTCACACTCTAGCAATTGCAAATGAAGCTGAAATTGAATATGATTTAAATCGTATAAATGAAGTGGCAGAACGAGTTCCTTATTTAAGTAAAATTAGTCCTGCTTCTGATTATTCAATGGATGATGTACACAAAGCTGGTGGTGTCAGTGCCATTATTAAAGAATTATGTGAAATTGGCGCTGTTCATAAAGATAGAATTACGATTACAGGTAAAAGCTTATATGAAAATGTAAAAGACGCACAAATCTTGAATGATGATGTCATCAGACGAAAAGATAATGCGTATAGCCCAGTTGGCGGACTTTCTATTCTTTTTGGTAACCTTGCTCCAGATGGTGGAGTTATCAAAGTCGGTGCAGTTGACCCTTCAATTAAAGTATTTGAAGGTGAAGCTATCGTCTTTGAATCTCAAGATGAAGCAATTGAAGGAATTAACAATGGTTCAGTTCGTGAAGGACATGTCGTTGTTATCCGAACAGAAGGACCAAAGGGTGGTCCAGGAATGCCTGAAATGCTTGCTCCTACTTCAGCTATTATGGGAAGAGGACTTGGAACGAAGGTGGCACTTATAACTGATGGACGTTTCTCAGGAGCTTCACGAGGGATTTCAATCGGTCACATTTCTCCGGAAGCTGCAGAAGGTGGACCAATCGCATTTGTAAATAATGGAGATAAAATCATTATTGATTTACCTAAGCGAACAATTCATCTTGATGTTTCAGATGAAGAGTTAGCAAAACGTAGTGAAGGTTGGGTTGAGCCAGAGCCTAAAGTGAAAAAGGGCTATTTGGCAAGATATTCAAAATTAGTCACATCTGCCAATACTGGTGGTATAATGAAAATATAA